In a genomic window of Bacteroidota bacterium:
- the neuB gene encoding N-acetylneuraminate synthase, with translation MSTKPVLIIAEAGVNHNGQLTLAKKLVDVAAEAGADIVKFQTFKADNLVSKKAPKAKYQLQNTTRSESQYDMIKKLEMDVNMHKSLMAYCKKKKIQFLSTPFDSDSIHLLSKLGISIFKIPSGELTNLPYLTQIGKLKKTVILSTGMASLGEIEAALNVLTLNGTNLQNITLLHCNTEYPTPMSDVNLTAMLTLQKAFNIKVGYSDHTLGIEVPIAAVALGACIIEKHITLDKTMEGPDHRASLDPSELKQMVQSIRNIEKAMGDGIKKPSPSELKNKSIARKSVHISRNLKAGTTLTAEDICMKRPGDGISPMLMELLLGKKIKTNLTADHKLSFNDLN, from the coding sequence ATGAGCACAAAACCGGTTTTAATAATCGCAGAAGCAGGAGTTAATCACAACGGACAATTAACACTCGCCAAAAAATTGGTGGATGTTGCTGCTGAGGCTGGAGCCGACATTGTGAAGTTCCAAACTTTTAAAGCCGACAATTTGGTTAGCAAAAAAGCCCCTAAAGCAAAGTATCAATTGCAAAATACCACCCGCTCTGAATCGCAGTATGATATGATTAAGAAGTTGGAGATGGATGTGAACATGCATAAATCTTTAATGGCATATTGCAAAAAAAAGAAAATCCAATTTTTGTCAACCCCATTTGATTCAGATAGCATCCATTTATTATCAAAACTTGGAATTTCTATTTTTAAAATTCCATCCGGTGAATTAACGAACCTTCCCTATCTTACCCAAATTGGTAAGTTAAAAAAAACTGTCATTCTTAGTACCGGTATGGCTAGTCTTGGTGAAATAGAAGCAGCTTTAAATGTTTTAACTTTAAACGGAACTAACCTGCAAAACATCACCTTGTTACATTGTAATACCGAATATCCTACTCCGATGAGCGATGTTAATTTAACCGCAATGCTCACGCTTCAAAAAGCATTTAATATTAAAGTTGGGTATTCCGATCACACATTAGGTATTGAAGTTCCTATTGCCGCTGTTGCCTTGGGCGCATGTATAATTGAAAAGCACATTACTCTTGATAAAACCATGGAAGGACCCGATCACCGAGCTTCGCTTGATCCTTCTGAATTAAAGCAAATGGTGCAAAGTATTCGTAATATTGAAAAAGCGATGGGCGATGGAATTAAAAAGCCTAGTCCGTCTGAACTAAAAAATAAATCTATTGCACGAAAAAGTGTGCATATTTCTCGAAACCTTAAAGCCGGAACTACGTTAACCGCAGAAGATATATGTATGAAACGACCGGGTGATGGAATTTCTCCAATGTTAATGGAACTTTTACTTGGTAAAAAAATCAAAACTAATTTAACTGCCGATCATAAACTCAGCTTTAATGATTTGAACTAA
- a CDS encoding nucleotidyltransferase family protein, giving the protein MKDFKQNCVNEKLTVKEALETLNDLSGEKSLTLFIVNDKKQLLGTLTDGDVRRGLINGLSLYQPVSDFMFKEFRYLRKNKFTVSDIDELRKKNLNLIPLLNAKNEIIRIIDLAQKRSIIPVDAFIMAGGEGLRLRPFTENLPKPLLKVGDKPIIEHNIDRLEAFGVNTVYISVNYLGEKIEQYLGNGKQKGIHIKYIKETKAMGTIGSMSLVDSFENDTILLMNSDLLTNIDFEDFYLSFEQKNADMAVASVPYKVNVPYAIFEVDDEKVLSLSEKPTYTYYSNAGIYLIKRNLLKLIPETGSFDATEFMQRVIENGHKLIYYPILGYWLDIGQHDEYKKAQEDIKHIKL; this is encoded by the coding sequence ATGAAAGATTTTAAGCAAAATTGTGTAAACGAAAAGCTAACTGTTAAGGAAGCTCTTGAAACGCTGAACGATTTAAGCGGTGAAAAAAGTCTTACACTTTTTATCGTAAATGATAAAAAACAACTTCTGGGAACGCTTACCGATGGTGATGTGCGAAGAGGACTTATAAATGGACTTTCATTGTATCAACCTGTTTCTGATTTTATGTTTAAAGAGTTTCGCTACTTGCGTAAGAATAAATTTACCGTTAGCGATATTGACGAGCTTCGAAAGAAAAACCTGAATCTTATTCCCTTGCTGAATGCGAAAAATGAAATAATTCGCATTATTGATTTAGCACAAAAGCGTTCTATTATTCCTGTGGATGCCTTTATTATGGCTGGTGGCGAAGGATTACGCTTACGACCGTTTACCGAAAATTTACCAAAACCATTATTAAAAGTTGGCGATAAACCGATTATTGAACACAATATAGATCGATTGGAAGCCTTTGGCGTTAACACAGTATATATTTCGGTAAATTACCTTGGCGAAAAAATTGAACAATATCTGGGAAACGGCAAACAAAAAGGCATTCATATAAAGTATATCAAGGAAACAAAAGCTATGGGAACCATTGGTTCTATGAGTTTAGTTGATTCTTTTGAAAATGATACCATATTGTTAATGAATTCTGATTTATTGACGAATATTGATTTTGAAGATTTCTATTTATCTTTTGAACAAAAAAATGCAGATATGGCTGTTGCCTCTGTTCCATATAAGGTGAATGTTCCCTACGCTATTTTTGAAGTAGATGATGAAAAAGTGTTATCGCTGAGTGAGAAACCAACCTATACTTATTATTCGAATGCCGGTATCTACTTAATTAAAAGAAATTTATTGAAATTAATACCCGAAACCGGATCATTTGATGCCACAGAATTTATGCAACGCGTTATTGAAAATGGGCATAAATTGATATACTATCCTATTTTAGGCTATTGGCTTGATATTGGTCAACACGACGAATATAAGAAGGCACAAGAAGACATTAAACATATTAAATTGTAA
- a CDS encoding acylneuraminate cytidylyltransferase family protein → MKVLYLITARGGSKGIPGKNTKPLNGKPLINYTVEVARQLSDDKLICVSTDSEEIANTVEKTGLKVPFIRPAHLATDTAGSDGVIEHALTFYASKNIHPDVLVLLQPTSPFRKTEHVKEALQLFTGNEDMVVAVKESKANPYFTLLEENTEGYLEKSKKLPEAITRRQDSPPVYEMNGAVYVINVKSFNRLKSLSKFTKLKKYIMSQEASIDLDTQLDWKLAELILTQQHVK, encoded by the coding sequence ATGAAAGTACTTTACCTCATTACTGCCCGTGGAGGTTCAAAAGGAATACCCGGTAAAAACACAAAGCCGTTAAACGGAAAACCTTTAATAAACTATACAGTAGAAGTTGCCCGCCAACTTAGCGATGATAAGTTGATTTGCGTTAGTACCGATTCAGAAGAAATTGCAAACACTGTTGAAAAAACCGGACTTAAAGTCCCATTTATTCGTCCTGCTCATTTAGCTACAGATACCGCAGGTTCAGATGGGGTTATTGAACATGCTTTGACATTTTATGCATCAAAGAATATACACCCTGATGTTTTAGTGTTATTACAACCAACTTCTCCGTTTAGAAAAACGGAACATGTGAAAGAAGCTTTGCAATTATTTACGGGAAATGAAGACATGGTTGTTGCCGTAAAAGAAAGTAAAGCAAACCCCTATTTTACATTGCTCGAAGAAAATACAGAGGGTTATCTTGAAAAATCAAAAAAACTTCCGGAAGCTATAACTCGACGACAAGACAGTCCGCCTGTATACGAGATGAATGGTGCTGTTTATGTTATTAATGTTAAATCATTTAATCGCTTAAAGTCGCTCTCAAAATTTACAAAACTCAAAAAGTATATCATGTCACAGGAAGCTTCTATTGACTTAGATACACAGCTTGACTGGAAATTGGCAGAATTGATACTCACGCAACAGCACGTAAAATGA
- the neuC gene encoding UDP-N-acetylglucosamine 2-epimerase (hydrolyzing) — translation MTIGIITTSRADFGIYLPLLNALKNDKNFQILIFAGGMHTSEMYGNSYQLIEAHGFKISEKLHSLLPGDDAESIAKSMGTTTSVFASCWKKYASKIDLLFVLGDRFEMFAAAASVIPFGIPLAHIHGGETTLGAIDNKFRHALSCLSNFHFTTNSEHKDRVAKITGSKENIFNVGALGIDSVMNMKLFTPLEFKKSFQYSIDEPYILCTYHPETMHVGANKTNIIELIKAFTKQPMKVLCTLPNADTEGQIIRKKLLEFEKKYPQKITCYENLGQKGYLTAMKYCSIMVGNTSSGIIESAALGIPVVNVGNRQLGRLSSNNVVHVDNENAAILKGITAAIKLKGKKFKEVYGNGAAAKQIVAHLKTIKTRR, via the coding sequence ATGACTATAGGAATAATTACAACTTCTCGTGCTGATTTTGGGATTTATCTTCCCTTATTAAATGCTTTAAAAAACGATAAAAACTTTCAAATTTTAATATTTGCGGGTGGAATGCATACTAGCGAAATGTATGGTAATTCGTATCAATTAATTGAAGCACACGGCTTTAAAATTAGCGAAAAACTTCATTCGCTGTTGCCGGGTGATGATGCCGAAAGTATTGCAAAATCTATGGGTACAACGACCAGTGTTTTTGCAAGTTGTTGGAAAAAATACGCTTCCAAAATTGATTTGTTATTTGTTTTGGGCGATCGCTTCGAAATGTTTGCCGCAGCAGCTTCGGTTATTCCATTCGGTATACCACTGGCGCACATTCATGGAGGTGAAACTACATTAGGTGCTATAGATAATAAATTCAGACATGCATTAAGCTGTCTTTCTAATTTTCATTTTACTACAAATTCAGAACATAAGGACCGAGTTGCAAAAATTACCGGTAGTAAAGAAAATATTTTCAATGTTGGAGCATTAGGTATTGATTCAGTGATGAACATGAAACTTTTTACACCACTTGAGTTTAAGAAAAGCTTTCAATATTCTATTGATGAACCGTATATCCTATGTACGTATCATCCAGAAACCATGCATGTAGGTGCTAATAAAACCAATATTATTGAATTAATTAAGGCTTTTACAAAACAACCAATGAAAGTATTGTGTACACTACCCAATGCTGATACCGAGGGTCAAATAATTCGAAAAAAATTGCTTGAGTTCGAAAAAAAATATCCACAAAAAATAACCTGTTACGAAAATCTTGGACAAAAGGGATATCTCACTGCCATGAAATATTGCAGTATTATGGTTGGAAATACTTCGAGCGGTATAATAGAATCGGCAGCTTTGGGAATTCCGGTTGTAAATGTTGGTAATCGTCAACTAGGCAGATTGTCGAGCAATAATGTAGTGCATGTGGATAACGAAAATGCTGCTATTTTAAAGGGAATAACAGCTGCCATAAAATTAAAAGGCAAAAAATTTAAAGAAGTATATGGCAATGGTGCTGCTGCCAAGCAAATAGTTGCACATCTTAAAACGATTAAAACTCGAAGATAA
- a CDS encoding SDR family oxidoreductase: protein MKKILVTGADGFIGSHLVEQLLEEGKQVRAFVYYNSFNSWGWLDTLTQEKKDKIEFFAGDVRDPYGVRAAMKGCDCVYHLAALIAIPYSYHSPDNYVDTNIKGTLNIVQAARDLNIERVLVTSTSEVYGTALRVPIDETHPRQGQSPYSATKIGADAIADSFYRSFNLPVTIVRPFNTYGPRQSARAVIPTIITQLMAGKKEIKLGALHPTRDLLFVKDTVRGFIAIANSQKTIGEEVNIATQQEISIKDLAQKLIDRINPAAQIISDDVRLRPEKSEVERLLGSAQKIKSLTDWTPQYSLDEGLNATIDWFSKEDNRKNYKADIYNV from the coding sequence ATGAAAAAAATTTTAGTTACCGGAGCAGATGGATTCATTGGCAGCCACCTTGTAGAGCAGTTGCTTGAAGAAGGAAAGCAGGTGCGTGCCTTTGTGTATTACAACTCATTTAACTCTTGGGGTTGGTTAGATACTTTAACACAGGAGAAAAAAGACAAGATTGAATTTTTTGCAGGTGATGTGCGCGATCCTTATGGTGTTCGCGCTGCTATGAAGGGCTGTGATTGTGTTTATCATCTTGCAGCTTTGATTGCAATACCATACAGTTATCATTCACCCGATAACTATGTTGATACTAACATTAAAGGAACTTTAAACATAGTGCAAGCTGCAAGAGACTTGAATATTGAACGTGTTTTAGTTACTTCTACCTCCGAAGTGTATGGCACTGCATTACGAGTGCCTATTGATGAAACCCATCCAAGGCAAGGACAATCGCCTTATTCGGCTACTAAAATTGGAGCCGATGCAATTGCAGATTCTTTTTACAGAAGTTTTAATTTACCAGTAACAATTGTTAGACCTTTTAATACTTATGGTCCTCGACAAAGTGCAAGAGCGGTTATTCCAACTATAATTACTCAATTAATGGCCGGTAAAAAGGAAATAAAATTAGGAGCGCTTCACCCTACCCGCGATTTACTTTTTGTAAAAGATACTGTTAGAGGTTTTATAGCAATTGCTAATAGCCAAAAAACTATAGGTGAAGAGGTAAACATTGCAACACAGCAAGAAATTTCAATAAAAGATTTAGCGCAAAAACTAATAGATCGAATTAATCCAGCCGCTCAAATTATTTCGGACGATGTACGATTGCGTCCTGAAAAAAGCGAAGTAGAACGACTCCTGGGAAGTGCCCAAAAAATTAAATCGCTTACCGACTGGACGCCGCAATATAGCCTTGATGAAGGATTGAATGCTACAATTGATTGGTTTAGCAAGGAAGACAATCGTAAAAACTATAAAGCCGACATCTACAATGTATAA
- a CDS encoding LegC family aminotransferase produces MYKSSIDFIKQQFPNLDFIPLHAPVFNGNEKKYLMECIDSTFVSSVGKFVDEFELNLAKYTGAKYAVAAVNGTAALHMAMLVAGVKRNDLVVTQALSFIATCNAISYLSAEPLFIDVDMDTLGMSASKLKAYLAENTEQKTDGCYHKSSGQKISACVPMHTFGHPCKIDQIAAICEEYGIALIEDAAESIGSTYKNKHTGTYGKLGAFSFNGNKTITCGGGGAIITNDEALAKKAKHLTTQAKIPHRWEFKHDSIGYNYRMPNINAALACAQLEQLDKFLIEKRSLANRYSEFFNAGEIDFVQEPVDTKSNYWLCAILMKNEKERDSFLSCTNDAGVMTRPIWTLMQKLEMFKNCKHDKLENSLSIEARLVNLPSSAF; encoded by the coding sequence ATGTATAAGTCAAGTATTGATTTTATTAAACAACAATTTCCCAATCTAGATTTTATTCCATTACATGCACCTGTATTTAATGGTAATGAAAAGAAATACCTGATGGAATGCATCGATTCTACTTTTGTTAGTTCGGTTGGAAAGTTTGTAGATGAATTTGAATTAAATCTAGCCAAATATACCGGGGCTAAATATGCTGTTGCTGCTGTTAACGGAACAGCTGCCTTACATATGGCAATGTTGGTTGCCGGAGTAAAGCGCAACGATCTTGTTGTAACGCAAGCATTGAGTTTTATAGCTACTTGTAACGCTATTTCTTATTTATCGGCTGAGCCTTTATTTATTGATGTTGATATGGATACACTTGGCATGAGTGCAAGCAAACTAAAAGCATATCTAGCAGAAAATACAGAACAAAAAACAGATGGTTGCTATCATAAATCAAGTGGGCAAAAAATTTCAGCTTGTGTGCCTATGCATACTTTTGGTCATCCCTGTAAAATTGACCAAATAGCTGCGATTTGTGAAGAATATGGAATTGCATTAATTGAAGATGCAGCTGAATCAATTGGTAGCACATACAAAAACAAACATACCGGAACTTATGGGAAGCTCGGTGCATTTAGTTTCAATGGCAATAAAACCATTACTTGTGGAGGAGGTGGAGCAATCATTACAAACGACGAGGCCTTGGCTAAAAAAGCAAAACATCTCACAACACAAGCAAAAATTCCACATCGCTGGGAATTTAAACACGACTCCATAGGCTATAATTATCGAATGCCGAACATTAACGCAGCATTAGCTTGTGCGCAACTTGAGCAATTAGATAAGTTTTTGATCGAGAAAAGAAGCTTAGCGAATCGCTATTCTGAATTTTTTAATGCGGGTGAGATTGACTTTGTACAAGAACCTGTTGATACAAAATCCAATTATTGGCTTTGTGCTATTTTAATGAAGAATGAGAAAGAAAGAGATAGTTTTTTATCATGCACCAATGATGCGGGCGTAATGACTCGTCCTATATGGACTTTGATGCAAAAATTGGAAATGTTTAAAAATTGCAAACACGATAAATTAGAAAATTCTCTTTCAATTGAAGCGCGATTAGTAAACCTACCAAGCAGTGCCTTTTAA
- a CDS encoding gliding motility-associated C-terminal domain-containing protein, which yields MRTNLFAAILLFALPVTTLMAQQSKKAAVAQPKQVVSDHERNYAAYFEQNKDMLEGFNEAELVKSLRAKNMKELAISEFVAGQKIKYIKKKMGINNSVSAPFVNKTLSSCDNIGYSYLDFTNWSGRLGDVSNSTWGACSDPIDTSLWNLGYSLGVPGCTPPGTTSGIERHTIVYGSGCFDPIAIDPSSGLPMIPYDPPGPDTVCARLGNQATGAETERLTYLIEVTPANSQLIYQYAVVYENPAAHAFDEQPFFFVSVTDSNGVLVNSQSGNTCGQFCFFADPNDTSFVSINNGAVLAKRWTSVGVDLSSYVGQTVKLEFTTGDCSLSGHWGYAYVHATCSKQQASVSICPNDTIGYLVAPPGYATYEWLDGNGISLVPPVLDDTLKLINPQIGAHYIASLGSLSALGCETQLDVFILNYSYVPVQTTVLNLLCNGVTTGNATAIVDSSILHGPFSYQWFNAQGAIPNATNPVYNTNLAGTYWVKVLNAGGCGNFLPDTAVVSSIPDYTLSPNPLQLNLCLGQQAIIHLNPILTPGTTITTNWQEFATNNLNSTTDTVVTYTANAIGPDTVVYICVSNYGCIKTDTLFVNVSGSYIADGTAIGGDTLCVGDTTQLDIKFAPASPENCGLLPSNINCTMPVVISQVGNGTTTNTANILASAYPSPFGNFRLNSKQQYLYRASELQAAGIKGGYINSLAFYVKTLAPVTTYNNYTVRMHCSTLSALTTDFDTALAEVYHPKPFHVIQGWNSIDFDQSYAWDGVSSLVVEICMDANTGGTQQNCAVENTSTNFISSTTISNFGNPVCSVLGGATPSQKRPNTRFSVCGIKADTSRFNYSWTPTIGLSDPTIINPVASPSTSTYYIVTINDTVNGCSDTAGVYVYIPAKNVSFIADTLEGGTPLTINFTNTSNTSIQNFFWNYGDTFFDIDTVYSNHSHTFYTAGEYTVSLIGTNSNGCTDTAVIVIRALTSELKVPNVFTPNSDGVNDEFILDAPGIETFSGIIFNRWGKKVFEWTDPTQGWTGKDAKDGVYYYVIKAKGVDGQEFSNEGHVTLTR from the coding sequence ATGAGAACTAATTTATTTGCTGCTATTTTATTGTTTGCCTTGCCAGTTACAACGCTTATGGCGCAACAAAGCAAAAAGGCTGCGGTAGCACAACCCAAGCAAGTAGTTTCTGATCACGAAAGAAATTATGCTGCTTATTTCGAGCAAAATAAGGATATGCTGGAAGGTTTTAATGAGGCCGAACTGGTGAAATCGCTTCGTGCAAAAAACATGAAAGAGCTGGCAATCAGTGAATTTGTTGCAGGGCAAAAAATTAAATATATTAAAAAGAAAATGGGGATAAACAATAGTGTTTCTGCTCCATTCGTAAATAAAACACTTTCTTCTTGTGATAATATTGGTTATAGTTATTTAGATTTTACTAACTGGTCAGGACGCTTAGGTGATGTATCAAATAGTACATGGGGAGCATGTTCAGATCCGATTGATACCTCGTTATGGAATTTGGGTTATTCTTTAGGTGTTCCCGGATGTACACCTCCAGGTACAACCTCAGGAATTGAAAGACATACTATAGTTTATGGTAGCGGATGTTTCGATCCTATTGCAATTGATCCTTCTAGCGGATTGCCAATGATTCCATACGATCCTCCTGGACCTGATACAGTTTGTGCAAGATTAGGAAATCAAGCTACCGGAGCTGAAACTGAACGATTAACATACCTTATTGAAGTAACACCAGCGAATTCTCAATTAATATATCAATATGCTGTAGTTTACGAAAATCCGGCAGCGCATGCATTTGACGAACAACCATTTTTCTTTGTAAGTGTTACTGATTCAAATGGTGTACTTGTAAATTCTCAATCAGGTAATACCTGTGGTCAATTTTGCTTTTTTGCGGATCCAAATGATACTTCATTCGTAAGTATTAATAATGGAGCCGTTCTTGCAAAGAGATGGACTTCAGTTGGTGTGGATTTATCGTCTTATGTTGGACAAACCGTAAAATTGGAATTTACAACAGGTGATTGTTCTTTATCAGGTCACTGGGGTTATGCTTATGTACACGCTACTTGCAGTAAACAACAAGCAAGTGTTTCTATTTGTCCGAATGATACAATAGGTTACCTCGTAGCTCCTCCGGGATATGCTACATATGAATGGTTAGACGGAAACGGGATATCATTAGTACCTCCTGTTTTAGACGATACTTTGAAACTTATTAATCCACAAATTGGTGCACATTATATAGCTTCTTTGGGTTCACTTTCTGCACTTGGTTGCGAAACTCAATTGGATGTATTTATATTAAACTATAGCTATGTGCCAGTGCAAACTACCGTATTAAACTTACTATGTAATGGGGTTACAACCGGTAATGCAACAGCCATTGTTGATTCTAGTATTTTACATGGTCCTTTTTCATACCAATGGTTCAATGCTCAGGGTGCAATTCCCAATGCCACCAACCCTGTTTATAATACGAATTTAGCTGGTACTTATTGGGTCAAGGTATTAAATGCAGGAGGTTGTGGAAATTTTTTACCGGATACTGCAGTAGTCTCATCAATACCTGATTATACCTTAAGTCCAAATCCATTGCAATTGAATTTATGTTTAGGTCAACAGGCTATTATTCATTTAAATCCCATTCTTACTCCAGGTACCACTATTACAACCAATTGGCAAGAATTTGCAACAAATAATTTAAATAGCACTACCGATACAGTTGTCACCTATACTGCTAACGCAATAGGTCCTGATACTGTGGTTTATATTTGTGTAAGCAATTACGGATGTATCAAAACCGATACACTTTTTGTTAATGTTTCAGGATCTTATATTGCTGATGGTACTGCAATAGGAGGAGATACCCTTTGTGTTGGTGATACTACCCAATTGGATATTAAATTTGCGCCGGCCTCACCTGAAAATTGTGGTTTATTACCTTCAAATATTAACTGTACTATGCCGGTTGTAATTTCTCAAGTAGGAAATGGAACAACAACTAATACTGCGAACATATTAGCTTCCGCATACCCTTCACCTTTTGGGAATTTCCGTTTAAATTCTAAACAACAATACCTTTATAGAGCGAGTGAGTTGCAAGCAGCAGGTATTAAAGGCGGATATATTAATTCACTTGCTTTTTATGTTAAAACACTTGCTCCAGTAACTACCTACAACAACTATACTGTGCGTATGCATTGTTCAACTTTAAGTGCCTTAACAACAGATTTTGATACTGCCTTAGCTGAAGTATATCATCCTAAACCTTTCCATGTTATTCAAGGTTGGAATAGTATTGATTTCGATCAATCATATGCATGGGATGGAGTTAGCAGTCTTGTTGTCGAAATTTGTATGGATGCAAATACTGGCGGTACTCAGCAAAACTGTGCTGTTGAAAATACTTCAACTAACTTCATATCTTCAACCACAATCAGTAATTTTGGTAACCCGGTTTGTAGTGTTTTAGGAGGAGCAACACCATCTCAAAAACGTCCAAATACACGTTTCTCTGTTTGCGGTATTAAAGCCGATACTTCTCGATTCAATTATTCGTGGACACCAACTATTGGTTTATCTGATCCAACAATTATAAATCCGGTTGCTAGCCCTAGTACCTCCACTTATTATATTGTAACAATTAACGATACCGTAAACGGTTGTTCAGATACAGCTGGTGTATATGTATACATTCCTGCTAAAAATGTGTCATTTATTGCCGATACACTCGAAGGTGGAACACCATTGACTATCAACTTTACCAATACATCTAATACAAGTATCCAAAACTTCTTCTGGAATTATGGTGATACTTTCTTTGATATTGATACAGTTTACAGTAACCATTCACATACTTTTTATACTGCTGGCGAATACACTGTTTCGTTAATTGGAACCAATAGCAATGGCTGTACTGATACTGCAGTTATAGTAATTCGCGCATTAACTTCTGAATTAAAAGTTCCTAACGTATTTACACCAAACAGCGACGGTGTGAATGATGAGTTTATACTAGATGCACCTGGAATTGAAACCTTTAGTGGTATAATTTTCAACCGTTGGGGAAAGAAAGTGTTTGAATGGACTGATCCTACTCAAGGTTGGACCGGAAAAGATGCAAAAGACGGAGTATATTATTATGTAATTAAAGCAAAAGGTGTTGATGGACAGGAATTCAGTAATGAAGGACACGTTACTCTAACACGATAA
- a CDS encoding cation:dicarboxylase symporter family transporter, whose protein sequence is MLLLTARWIFLIVLGVYAYKRKSLTVWIFISMLVGAEIGFDFPEFAVGLKVISTAFLKLIKTIIAPLLFATLVVGIAGHSNLKQVGRMGIKSLIYFEIVTTVALFIGLAAINISKAGVGINYNAVATSNDKIEVVKQSASDIFLHIFPENIAKSIAEGQVLQVVIFSILFAIAMAMLSHEKRKPMLDFAESLSEIMFKFTHVIMYMAPLGVGAAIAYTVGTMGFGVLVNLLQLLTTLYIALLAFLLIVLLPISLFFKVPLKKFIQSIGEPVSIAFATTSSEAALPSAMEAMERLGVPRKIVAFVMPTGYSFNLDGTTLYLSLASVFVAQAAGIEMSFSQQLFMVFTLMITSKGVAGVPRASLVILLGTAASFNLPTEPIFIILGIDALMDMARTSVNVIGNCLASVVIAKWEGEFIEK, encoded by the coding sequence ATGCTTTTACTAACTGCTCGCTGGATATTCTTAATTGTATTGGGTGTATATGCATACAAAAGAAAATCATTAACAGTTTGGATTTTTATTTCTATGTTGGTTGGAGCCGAAATTGGATTCGATTTTCCTGAATTTGCAGTTGGCTTAAAAGTGATTAGCACCGCGTTCTTAAAACTTATTAAAACCATTATTGCTCCCCTCCTCTTTGCAACTTTGGTTGTTGGAATTGCCGGCCATTCAAATTTGAAACAAGTAGGTCGCATGGGAATTAAATCCCTAATCTACTTCGAAATAGTAACTACTGTGGCATTGTTTATTGGACTTGCAGCCATCAACATTAGTAAAGCAGGTGTGGGTATTAATTACAATGCAGTAGCAACTTCTAACGATAAAATTGAAGTTGTGAAACAAAGCGCATCGGATATTTTTCTGCATATTTTTCCTGAAAATATAGCCAAGTCAATAGCCGAAGGACAAGTATTGCAAGTAGTTATTTTCAGCATTCTATTCGCAATAGCTATGGCAATGCTGAGCCATGAAAAAAGAAAACCCATGCTTGATTTTGCTGAAAGCCTTAGCGAAATCATGTTTAAATTTACGCATGTTATAATGTATATGGCTCCTTTGGGTGTAGGAGCTGCAATAGCCTATACGGTAGGAACAATGGGCTTTGGTGTGTTGGTAAATTTGTTGCAACTACTAACTACCTTATATATAGCCTTGCTTGCATTTTTACTAATTGTATTATTACCCATTTCGTTGTTTTTCAAAGTCCCTTTAAAAAAATTCATCCAATCTATTGGCGAGCCTGTTTCTATTGCTTTTGCTACTACCAGCTCAGAAGCCGCATTGCCAAGTGCAATGGAAGCTATGGAACGATTGGGAGTACCTCGCAAAATTGTAGCCTTTGTGATGCCAACCGGTTATAGTTTCAATTTAGATGGAACTACTTTATACCTTTCACTTGCATCTGTATTTGTAGCGCAAGCTGCCGGCATCGAGATGAGCTTTTCGCAACAATTGTTTATGGTATTTACATTAATGATAACCAGCAAAGGAGTTGCGGGCGTGCCCAGAGCTTCGCTTGTAATTTTATTGGGAACTGCAGCATCCTTTAATTTACCCACTGAACCCATCTTTATTATTTTGGGAATTGATGCATTAATGGATATGGCACGTACTTCAGTAAACGTTATTGGCAATTGCTTGGCCTCAGTGGTAATTGCAAAATGGGAAGGTGAATTTATCGAAAAATAA